DNA from Danaus plexippus chromosome 6, MEX_DaPlex, whole genome shotgun sequence:
AAAGTAcccaaaataaagtatatatgtattcaaagaaaatataagtacATCGTAAATGTTCCTTTAAAAATCTGGCAGTGTTACCGTAAAGCAcatgttaaaatgtttacaaattatttacattacatttgcACAATAGTACATAAGAAAAAGCTTAAAATTGCATCCAAGAAATAggattgtaaaatatatgtattgaagcagagaacttttaaaataatagactcGCACTCAACAAATgcataaaagtttaaaacagTTCATTATGAATTAAGATTAACAGAGGGcattcaattaaattcatacaaaaattcaCTTACCAAATAATACTAGGCCTTATATGTAaagttaagttataaaataaatattgggaGTATTACATGCATTATACACAAATAACTTAAGTAGTCAATGGTTTTACGTCATTAGTATGTATagttacttataaaatgtagTATGTTCTGTAAAAAAAGGCTGGAATTGTAGTTGAAATGACTtggtgaagaaaaaaaatttacttatctCAAAAACATCAATTGCATAATCACTTAAATTTGGCACAATGAATAATATACGGAATGTtcgttacaaaattaaaaaaaaaaaagttcgaaaatacaaattaataacattacaatatctcataaatttaaattactgaatacaacaacatttataaatagatgaaataattttaaatatattgaatttgtatTATCTATACATGATTCAATTCAAACTAAGTAGCTCATTTATCCCTTGCCCAGCTTGCCCAAATGTTTGTCAAGCtgttaaattaagtaaaatatggTAACTCACTAAGCTCTCCTAAGttaccaaaatataaaactataattaacaattactTCTATGAGTACTCCaccgtttaaatataatgaaaacttaatattattaaaaataaataacactaaaATCACATTTACAATACTTTTTGAATGCACtccaaattaaattcattttatgtcACATCATTATGTGGATGTGACTCCTTTTCTTGCTACAAGTAAGTTAAGTAcaggatgtttttttatgtagctGACGGCCTTTTTATGTGTTACCATGGTGAAGTCGTAGCCGTTGCACTGGAGAATTTTATCATGCATTCTTAATCCTGACTTTGCCGCTGGGCTCCCTTCATGCACTTCTGTTACATAGATACCctgacaataaataaatccatgtattttttactgtatattgtatttcttCACAAGATAAGAATACATAGCTACTGATaagttattgataaattaaagaataccTACATcaaaagattaataatttgttgcaAATCCACTATTTACTAACAATTTCAGGTTTCTTAGTAgttgaaaaatatcattttattctgATTTTAACAAGAATGGTAGCAAAGATACGATATCATAACTTtgacgtttttaaatttacaggtattaagaaaattattaactttcttttacaataaattaatacagttaaataagtaacttttagcatattttattttatgtacgtACATTGTCAGTGTATCCCTGAGGACTTTTACGGAAATCTTGATCAATTCCGCCACCTATTTTGAAACCACATTTCATTACTTCTCGACCTTCAGCGTCTACGCCAGCTTCCTTTTGAAGTGTAATTGGAATCTATAAATCAATTGAATATCAATATGACTTGAATTGAATCATACAAACAAAGGTTGAAATGGGAGTGGTCTTGAGACTTACACTGAGGCATTCCATAGCCGTGCCGGCTTGGTGTTGAAAAGCCATTTTCGCCATGATTGATGAGTTTTTATTGTACTTCTATTAGAAACTATAAAAACTGTATTATACTGTTAATACTGACGCTAAACCATCAATTAAGAATAACAAGTCTATTGACACAATTATGACACGAGTGACAAATTACGACCGAAGCAATAatagactaaaaatatttactcatgtagaatatttaaaaattttcatcttattTCGTAAAACGGGATATTGTTCAAAACTGATTTACTGTACAAAGAagcattatattaagattaatttattagaagGATTAAACCTTTGTAAGCAAAATTTTGTGTACCTATAGACgctgataaaaatttatttacctttacAATACGACAATAATGTCACTTGTCAATTGTCatatgtaaaaaacaaaaggattgagtaaaagaaaagaaaggtATCCACGATTCGCaactaattaaagttttataatttcataatcgAAAATCTTGCAATTTGATGatatcaaacatttttaatgtcgATGTCCGAATATCAATGCTTAACTGTTTATGAACGATTTGCTTTTAGATGTCCAACGGCGAATACCGAAGTGTagttagaatattattaaggaaTTTCATCAATTCTTTTAAACCGCGACAGCTTCGGGGAAATCCAATGGGTCAGTATGATTCCCTATAAAAGTTCTAATACTATTGGGCATTATGTCTgacattttatcttataactGACAGGCGAGGATTATattggtaataaatattacgaaattCCTGCTGATCCAAGCAGTGGGAAACGGAAGCCATCCCGCTGGTATGATCCACCCAAAAATCTCGATTTTCAGGACCCAATACCTGCTGAATGGGAGGCTTGGCTTAGATTAAGAAGGTTaagaattttctatatttttttatttgatacaaataGGTTTCTATTAACTTTGGTTATAGCTTATATACTGCCACTTGTTgtctaattttattagttagaAGTATGTAGATGTCAGCTTGGCTATTACTGTGTGAgcaacataatatattcaaaacagcttttttaatttgcatgaggagttatacaaatataaggCAGGTAAATAAAGAATGTAGTGAATATGgagtttaacatttaattttaatgtccttttttatctgtttttttttttctattgttcttatctaaaaagtttatttatgaattctcCAGACGCTCATAATCTTCAATAGTTAAAActggttataattaattaattttattgattttagaaCGGAGCCACCAACTGAAGAAGAGATAGCAAAAAATTTGGCTATAGCAGAAATGAAGAAGGTTAATGCTGCAAAATTAGAGGCTGAAAGATTATTAGAGCAGGGTTCTTTACCATCACAAGTGGAGCGAGGTCCCCAGCCATTCCCTAAGTACCCAGAATTCCATGGAGGCGAccctgaaaataaatataaagtataaagaaaCAGTTTAGTTTGTtaatttgtgtaaataaattaggatttattattattagtagaaagttatgaaaattttatttaaataaatattgaacttaattaaacttttatttttatatatttttctaataaaatttatggttgtataaatttttttctactgCTCatgatgaaataatttttttacaaccaAGGGACTCTGAAAGTCACAAAACGTAATTCATAGcgtcaaattttttattaacctttAACCAGAGTGTCTAGTCTCAGACGTCACGTGTTTAGTAAATTCTTGAAATTGACCACTTGTACCTTTTGCCGCGACCCTGCGTCTCAGTAGCTTTTGTTCTAGTACTAAAACAACGCGGCGTGAATgcttagatatatattatataacatgcaACAGCCCAAGATTTTCTTTTGTCATTAGTCCGTTCCCTGGTACCTACCCCAAATGCATAGACGTGTTGTGTGCAAACAATTACCAAGAGAGTAACGGCTAGATATAAAAAGAGTTTTAGGTGAGGATATCGTTGAAGAAGATATCCAAATTCCTGAAACCAGTAAAGCCAAGCGAAGGGCACGCAGTACTTATCTATCTAACACAAAGTGTACATGTGTTTTGGATGTTGCAGCCCTGCATGTTTGCAATGTTCTTGACCCTTGTGTAAAAATTGCCAATGATTTATACCAAATTAAGTAGATatcagaatttttatttttagtttccagaattatttattgtgtttcTTTATGAGTTAGATTTTAAGTGAAAAGTCTCAAAtatgtcatattatttatttaaagtcatatatctaaaaaaatgaTCTCAAGTCATTTAAGGCCGAAAAGCaccacaaatttatatttatagtttttttttatatgaaataataagaaaaactgatttactacatttaaatttgttttattagtgtcgaataattaaataacaacacCATTTTGTTCTTATCCAAATTAAATTGAAGACAAAAAGTAACTTTGAAAGTAGTAGCTTGTGAGACGTGACTTCACTTatagtgttataattttttcacgtCACTAGTTATTAGTTAAAggttaatacaattttaataaagatgacatccaataatatttgcaataacttaaatttaaaaaatcagatattaaaaattttatatttaaatacatgcaGTTAGTTACAAAAGTTTTCACCAACCATTAGGtatattgtaacaatatatatatactaagtaGGTgtctatttcaaatataaaaaaccctatttttaatttctttgtcaTGTGTCATTACTTGACTTAAATACAGAGAATTTATGAAGATTTggggattggactataatgatggatacatATGAAAAACGATATTATTAagtcccagaggatatttgcgCGTCGGCATCCaggaattttaaagcgcgttatGTTGATAGAGCTTAGGTTTAAATGGGAGCGAGAGgaataacagctaaatctctcgaCAACCTTTTAATAACTAAAGCCTGTagagaactaacatcaattcattcttagaacgtacTTCCAAGGCAGCCCTAAtaggttatttataaaattgtttaggTTGGGAGACCAGCTTGGACGGCATTCGAGCCTGTTTTACGGCAGGGGTGTGCACAGAGATTTGGGGTAGGGCAAgcagaatatgtttgaaaaaattaccaaTTTTGATTATAACTTCCTCCTCGAAAACTTTGATAATATTCGCGCATTAAGTTACAGCAGTCCTATCACAACTAACATCTATCTATTTTGTAAATCTATCAACTACCTCTTAACTACAAAAGTACCTTAAAATGATTACGAGCTCATCATCACcgctttatgaaaaatatttaaatggaatatccagtggagatccagagattcttattattattatttgaaaacaacaaagaaAGAAAGCAAAATGacttatttgtttacaaaaccTGCTGGCTTATTATcactatcataatactttttattaaaacgcataacattacttttttatagttaaatctAAACAGGTCACACATCTTCCCtttgtaactattttaatttgatcatCAAAGGACAACATTGACAATGTACTCATCACCCGTACAGAACTTgcagctatatttttttataattctttaataaatttactaacgagctaattaaaatttattcactggagcttagaaaaaaaataataacaaaatggaaaaacatatttaaacaatatacctacaaattaaatagtccCTTTTCATTTCACAGTTTCTATGACGTCTTAAACGAGTAGGATTAAGGAAGCGGTGCCTCTGGAATTTAACACATGCAAATATTTCCTGCTTAAACACGAGATTTGTAGGTCgtccttaaaattatttgtgtgGAAAATATGCACCGACTAGTAGTGCATACGGCCGCTTTGGCTGGGAGGCGGCGCTAGCATCTAGCAGCGGCCGatcgaaaatgttagtttatgagttgatagatggcacttttaacaattttaccaAATCGTAAATCAAAGGACATTAAATGTCGGTAAACATTCGTATTCCGTAATGCGTGATTAAAAGAatgtaagaattaaacaatgtaaGTTAAGATGTTGTATGCGTAGGCTTAGCAGTActtatttgcatctatggtGTGAACGCCACTATGTTACGGCTTATGAAGAGGACGAGCGCGAACGTGGTTTGTAATATACAATGTAATAGCTCGTTCCGCACTATAGCAAAACTCCTTTTTATTGGttttgtaaagtaattttccgttaatttatttataactttatgtaTACTTTACTATAtcccttattttatttaaatctttttctcagAAACCAATATTTCTgttgtcatatttattatttaagaaaatgttaaaacttattcaaatgtttatttggAAAAATTCCCTGTCATACTTTATCTGATTTATGAATATCTGCTGAAGGTATAATTTAGAGAATCgtagaagaaaaaatttattaattagtaaaattgTACTAACTTTAAAGTAACttaaagtaacttttaaatactCCAGTCTCACTATATCAATTTCCTTTAAGCTTAAGTGGACATGAGAggaaaaaaagatatataattctttttaaacgTCTTGGACACAATAGTTATGTAAATTTCTCTACATTAAAGGTTTGGATATTGTCTCaatttttaacttacaaaAAGGCGTGTCGGCATGACGTAACATGTGCCAAAATTATCATAACAGAGACTACACCAGTAATGTTAATCATATTGATTGGGACGAGACGAGGCGACCTTCATTTATCactggaaatatttttacgatatAGAATACAaactgataaatataataagcacAAACAGTTTCTATGCTGAATATTAAactagttaatattttaaaagaatcttATTTAAGATTTCAGGATCAATTTGTGTGTATTGTATTCTAGAACATTCCCTTTGCTTCTAGTTCGCTCACACAGCTCAATAAGTTTTTGCGATCGTCacacgtgttttattttttttttaacaagtaCGAGTGAGGCATTAAATCAAAAGCCAAGGTCAGTCAAAATTACttgattattgttttaaagttactGTTTAAttgatagttatttatatagaggtctttgaaaaattcattatttaatttctactgTGATATGCTTGGATATCAACCCATCTGATATCTAGTAAAAATGTAGCGGTTGATTTCAAGAGCACTATATCACTAAAAGTCactgaattattattacttattattaatttgaattgatCAATATGACAGTCCTTATATATTgggataattttattcttaggTGTGTACGTGTCGTCTCTGCATGGAACTTGATATAAGTGAACATAACCAGCCGAACCACCCTGATTTagatttatctaaataattgATGTGTATTTAGTGTAGTGtgtattttgttgtattattaaaactcaATAAACAAGCAATGTTCTTATCTATACAGCCAGCTATATAAGATGTTTCACcagtaaataatgtttaatagtaaatattactttgtgAGTAACACAAGTAGTTCTACACTGTTtacttattttagttttttacaacATAACATGTCAGTAtgctttattttgtaaaatatgaaataaaattaaacttaatatatattttttt
Protein-coding regions in this window:
- the LOC116778984 gene encoding tax1-binding protein 3 homolog; translation: MAKMAFQHQAGTAMECLSIPITLQKEAGVDAEGREVMKCGFKIGGGIDQDFRKSPQGYTDNGIYVTEVHEGSPAAKSGLRMHDKILQCNGYDFTMVTHKKAVSYIKKHPVLNLLVARKGVTST
- the LOC116778809 gene encoding NADH dehydrogenase [ubiquinone] 1 alpha subcomplex assembly factor 2, whose product is MSNGEYRSVVRILLRNFINSFKPRQLRGNPMGEDYIGNKYYEIPADPSSGKRKPSRWYDPPKNLDFQDPIPAEWEAWLRLRRTEPPTEEEIAKNLAIAEMKKVNAAKLEAERLLEQGSLPSQVERGPQPFPKYPEFHGGDPENKYKV